From a region of the Alosa sapidissima isolate fAloSap1 chromosome 9, fAloSap1.pri, whole genome shotgun sequence genome:
- the LOC121718802 gene encoding zinc finger protein 665-like isoform X7 has product MDLGLLFNSGGNVTEMQEVDLLSVMLKEEDIKEEEYGHTIACPDGDEKPFVDLDCQTETDVAESSVTDDETLQTTAEIEVKIEEEDDLPGCLSEQQHSTQQKIPEQNDDLHLLEEHQQTHTVDLNLKQNTGKRPHKCPECEKAFTTQTRFKVHMKTHTRDEPFKCAQCGKGFSYSSTLKTHMLIHTGEKPHQCAQCGKCFSLSANLKSHMQIHTGEKPHKCAQCGKCFSYSLTLKSHMLTHILEKPHNCVYCSKGFSHISTLKIHMRTHTGEKPHRCTQCEKAFTTRTHLKVHMMIHTGEKPHKCAWCGKCFSLSANLKSHMLIHIGEKPHQCAQCGKAFRRFNDVKRHMLTHTGEKPHQCTQCGKGFSRISTLKSHMLTHTGEKPHNCVQCGKGFSHISALEIHMRTHTGVKLHQCTQCEKAFTTRRYLKVHMMIHTGQKPHKCVQCGKGFSLSANLKSHMLIHTGEKPHQCAQCGKGFSYSSTLKSHILTHTGEKPHQCTQCGKGFSQMSNLNIHMLRHIEKPHNCFQCGKRFSQISALKSHMVVHTGEKLNKCAQCGKAFKKPSDLKRHMLTHTRDSQKQNTNVDTHKCVQCGKTFAYLSHLKTHMLIHTGERCHQCDHCGKAFLYFSILKRHILTHTGEKPHSCVQCGKGFAEKSTLKSHMLIHTGEKLHKCVHCGIFFLHVEHLKAHVQVHSGEKPHQSAFEDAKCHMLTQSEEKPHESFQYGNAFTQLSSVKKRRLVHTGKKSHQCAQCGKGFPKMSKLKIHMLVHTRERPHKCVQCGKGFSQMSSLKVHMRIHTGEKPHQCVQCGKAFTQISNLNYHMMMHTGEKPYRCAYCGKTFTCFVRFKCHMQTHSGEKPPELSKSIVTSHSAEKPPELSKSVVTSHSGEKPSECYDSIVTIHTVEKPHEEVQCGERP; this is encoded by the exons ATGGATCTTGGACTGCTGTTTAATTCTGGTGGCAATGTCACTGAAATGCAGGAGGTTGACCTGCTGAGCGTGATGTTGAAAGAAGAAGATATAAAAGAGGAGGAATATGGACATACGATTGCATGTCCAGATGGAGACGAAAAGCCTTTTGTAGATCTTGACTGTCAAACTGAAACAGACGTTGCAGAGTCCAGCGTTACTGACGATGAAACATTACAGACAACAGCAGAGATCGAAGTGAAgattgaggaggaggatgatctGCCAGGAT GTTTATCAGAACAGCAACATTCAACACAACAGAAGATTCCAGAACAGAATGATGACCTCCATCTGCTAGAGGaacaccagcaaacacacactgttgacTTGAATCTAAAGCAGAACACCGGCAAAAGGCCTCATAAATGTCCGGAATGTGAAAAAGCATTTACAACACAAACACGTTTTAAAGTCCATATGAAAACACATACCAGAGATGAACCTtttaaatgtgcccagtgtggaaaaggtttttcatACAGTTCAACTCTTAAAACCCAtatgctaatacacactggagaaaagcctcatcaatgtgcccagtgtggaaaatgtTTTTCACTAAGTGCAAATCTTAAAAGCcatatgcaaatacacaccggagagaagcctcataaatgtgcccagtgtggaaaatgtTTTTCATACAGTTTAACTCTTAAAagccacatgcttacacacatttTAGAGAAGCCCCATAACTGTGTCTATTGCAGTAAAGGTTTTTCACACATTTCAACTCTTAAAATCCATATGCgtacacacactggagagaagcctcatcgGTGTACCCAGTGTGAAAAAGCATTTACAACACGAACACATCTTAAAGTCCATATGATGattcacactggagagaagcctcataaatgtgcctGGTGTGGAAAATGTTTTTCACTAAGTGCCAATCTTAAAAGCCACATGCTAATACACattggagagaagcctcatcaatgtgctcagtgtggaaaagcttttcgAAGATTCAATGATGTTAAACGCCATATgctaacacacactggagagaagcctcatcaaTGTACTCAGTGTGGTAAAGGTTTTTCACGAATTTCAACTCTTAAAagccacatgcttacacacactggagagaagccccaTAACTGTGTCCAGTGCGGTAAAGGTTTTTCACACATTTCTGCTCTTGAAATCCATATGCGTACACACACTGGAGTCAAGCTTCATCAATGCACCCAGTGTGAAAAAGCATTTACAACACGAAGATATCTTAAAGTACATATGATGATTCACACTGGACAGAaacctcataaatgtgtccagtgtggaaaaggtttttcattaagTGCAAATCTTAAAAGTCAtatgctaatacacactggagagaagcctcatcaatgtgcccagtgtggaaaaggtttttcatACAGTTCAACTCTTAAAAGCCATATactaacacacactggagagaagcctcaccaatgtacccagtgtggaaaaggtttttcaCAAATGTCTAATCTTAATATCCATATGCTTAGACACATAGAGAAGCCCCATAACTGTTTCCAGTGTGGTAAAcgtttttcacaaatttcagctCTTAAAAGCCATATGGTTGTACACACGGGAGAGAAGCTGaataaatgtgcccagtgtggaaaagcatttaaAAAGCCTTCAGATCTTAAACgtcacatgcttacacacactagAGATTCGCAAAAGCAGAATACTAATGTGGACactcataaatgtgtccagtgtggaaaaacgTTCGCTTACCTTTCACatcttaaaacccacatgctaatacacacGGGAGAGAGGTGTCATCAGTGTGACCATTGTGGGAAAGCTTTCTTATATTTTTCCATTCTTAAACGCCACATTcttacacacactggagagaagccccaTAGCTGTGTACAGTGCGGAAAGGGTTTCGCAGAAAAGTCAACTCTTAAAAGccacatgctaatacacactggTGAGAAGCTGCACAAATGTGTCCActgtggaattttttttttacacgttGAACATCTCAAAGCTCACGTGCAAGTACactctggagagaagcctcatcaaTCTGCATTCGAAGATGCTAAATGCCATATGCTAACACAATCTGAAGAGAAGCCTCATGAATCTTTCCAGTATGGAAATGCTTTTACACAATTATCTAGTGTTAAAAAGCGCAGGCTAGTACACACTGGAAAGAAGTCTCATCAGTGTGctcagtgtggaaaaggttttcCAAAAATGTCAAAACTAAAAATACATATGCTTGTACACACTAGAGAGAGGCCccataaatgtgtccagtgtggaaaagggtTTTCACAAATGTCAAGTCTTAAAGTTCATATgcgaatacacactggagagaagcctcatcaatgtgtccagtgtggaaaagcttttacacAAATTTCAAATCTTAATTATCATATGATGATGCACACTGGTGAGAAGCCATATAGATGTGCGTACTGTGGAAAAACATTTACATGCTTTGTGAGGTTCAAAtgccatatgcaaacacactctggagagaagcctccaGAATTGTCCAAATCCattgtgacatcacactctgcaGAGAAGCCTCCAGAATTGTCCAAATCCGttgtgacatcacactctggaGAGAAGCCTTCAGAATGTTACGATTCCATTGTGACAATACATACTGTAGAGAAACCTCATGAAGAGGTCCAGTGTGGAGAAAGACCATAA
- the LOC121718802 gene encoding zinc finger protein 729-like isoform X1, with protein sequence MDLGLLFNSGGNVTEMQEVDLLSVMLKEEDIKEEEYGHTIACPDGDEKPFVDLDCQTETDVAESSVTDDETLQTTAEIEVKIEEEDDLPGCIMQKNLQHKGRLCHCTVCRKSFTALSELEKHQQTHTVDLSLKQNTSIRPHKCTECEKAFTTQTRLEVHMLTHTGEMPHRCTQCGKCFSYSSTLKRHMLTHTGEKPHQCTWCGKCFLRRSHLKTHILTHTGEKPHQCTQCEKAFTTRTRLKDHMVTHTGEKPHKCARCGKAFSANANLKSHMRIHTGEKPHQCVQCGKAFIKSSDLKRHVLTHTRNKQRQNTIKDTHNCTQCGKAFEECARLKRHMLLHTGEKPHSRVECGKDFSLISGLKSHMLIHTGEEPHRCEQCGKTFSQISTLKTHMLTHTGEKLHKCVHCGVFLSDVAHLKTHMLTHARDMPHESEQCGITLTQFSSVENDDNTGEKPHQCAHCGKTFSLMQSLKTHMRIHTGEKPHQCAQCGKHFSQISNLNSHMRTHTGEKPYTCAYCGKAFSHFMGLKAHLQTHSEEKPPECSKSSVTSHTGEKPPECSKSSVTSHTGEKPPECSKSNVTSLTGEKPHECSNSDDVTTVKKEEDEDEHQLESLSEQQHSTQQKIPEQNDDLHLLEEHQQTHTVDLNLKQNTGKRPHKCPECEKAFTTQTRFKVHMKTHTRDEPFKCAQCGKGFSYSSTLKTHMLIHTGEKPHQCAQCGKCFSLSANLKSHMQIHTGEKPHKCAQCGKCFSYSLTLKSHMLTHILEKPHNCVYCSKGFSHISTLKIHMRTHTGEKPHRCTQCEKAFTTRTHLKVHMMIHTGEKPHKCAWCGKCFSLSANLKSHMLIHIGEKPHQCAQCGKAFRRFNDVKRHMLTHTGEKPHQCTQCGKGFSRISTLKSHMLTHTGEKPHNCVQCGKGFSHISALEIHMRTHTGVKLHQCTQCEKAFTTRRYLKVHMMIHTGQKPHKCVQCGKGFSLSANLKSHMLIHTGEKPHQCAQCGKGFSYSSTLKSHILTHTGEKPHQCTQCGKGFSQMSNLNIHMLRHIEKPHNCFQCGKRFSQISALKSHMVVHTGEKLNKCAQCGKAFKKPSDLKRHMLTHTRDSQKQNTNVDTHKCVQCGKTFAYLSHLKTHMLIHTGERCHQCDHCGKAFLYFSILKRHILTHTGEKPHSCVQCGKGFAEKSTLKSHMLIHTGEKLHKCVHCGIFFLHVEHLKAHVQVHSGEKPHQSAFEDAKCHMLTQSEEKPHESFQYGNAFTQLSSVKKRRLVHTGKKSHQCAQCGKGFPKMSKLKIHMLVHTRERPHKCVQCGKGFSQMSSLKVHMRIHTGEKPHQCVQCGKAFTQISNLNYHMMMHTGEKPYRCAYCGKTFTCFVRFKCHMQTHSGEKPPELSKSIVTSHSAEKPPELSKSVVTSHSGEKPSECYDSIVTIHTVEKPHEEVQCGERP encoded by the exons ATGGATCTTGGACTGCTGTTTAATTCTGGTGGCAATGTCACTGAAATGCAGGAGGTTGACCTGCTGAGCGTGATGTTGAAAGAAGAAGATATAAAAGAGGAGGAATATGGACATACGATTGCATGTCCAGATGGAGACGAAAAGCCTTTTGTAGATCTTGACTGTCAAACTGAAACAGACGTTGCAGAGTCCAGCGTTACTGACGATGAAACATTACAGACAACAGCAGAGATCGAAGTGAAgattgaggaggaggatgatctGCCAGGAT GTATAATGCAAAAGAACCTCCAACATAAAGGACGTCTCTGCCACTGCACAGTCTGCAGGAAGAGTTTCACAGCCCTGAGTGAACTAGAGaaacaccagcaaacacacactgttgacTTGAGTCTAAAGCAGAACACTTCCATAAGGCCTCATAAATGTACAGAGTGTGAAAAAGCTTTTACAACACAAACACGTCTTGAAGTccacatgctaacacacactggagagatgcCTCATCGAtgtacccagtgtggaaaatGTTTTTCATACAGTTCAACTCTTAAACGCCACATGttaacacacactggagagaagcctcatcaaTGTACCTGGTGTGGGAAATGTTTTTTACGAAGATCACATCTTAAAACCcatatacttacacacactggagagaagcctcatcaaTGTACCCAGTGTGAAAAAGCATTTACAACACGAACACGTCTTAAAGACCATATGGTaactcacactggagagaagcctcataaatgtgcccgGTGTGGGAAAGCATTTTCAGCAAATGCAAATCTTAAAAGCCACATgcgaatacacactggagagaaacctcatcaatgtgtccagtgtggaaaagcatttatAAAGTCTTCAGATCTTAAACGCCACGTGCTTACACACACTAGAAATAAGCAAAGGCAGAATACCATCAAAGACACTCATAACtgtacccagtgtggaaaagcttttgaAGAGTGTGCACGTCTTAAACGCCACATGCTTcttcacactggagagaagccccaTAGCCGTGTTGAGTGCGGAAAAGATTTTTCACTAATTTCAGGTCTGAAATCccacatgctaatacacacaGGAGAGGAGCCTCATCGATGTGAACAGTGCGGAAAAactttttcacaaatttcaactcttaaaacccacatgctgacacacaccGGAGAGAAGCTTCATAAATGTGTCCATTGTGGAGTTTTTCTTTCAGACGTTGCACACCTGAAAACCCACATGCTAACACACGCTAGAGATATGCCTCATGAATCTGAACAGTGTGGAATCACTTTAACACAATTCTCCAGTGTTGAAAACGACGATAAcacaggagagaagcctcatcaaTGTGCTCATTGCGGGAAAACTTTTTCACTAATGCAAAGTCTAAAAACTCATATGCGAATACACACGGGAGAGAAGCCCCATCAATGTGCTCAGTGTGGAAAAcatttttcacaaatttcaaatCTTAATTCCCATATGAGGACGCATACTGGTGAGAAGCCTTATACATGTGCCTACTGTGGAAAAGCATTTTCACACTTTATGGGGCTCAAAGCCCATTTGCAAACACACTCTGAAGAGAAGCCTCCAGAATGTTCCAAATCCAGTGTGACATcacatactggagagaagcctccaGAATGTTCCAAATCCAGTGTGACATcacatactggagagaagcctccaGAATGTTCCAAATCCAATGTGACATCActtactggagagaagcctcatgaaTGTTCCAACAGTGACGATGTGACGACAGTGAAGAaagaagaggatgaggatgagcaTCAGCTGGAAA GTTTATCAGAACAGCAACATTCAACACAACAGAAGATTCCAGAACAGAATGATGACCTCCATCTGCTAGAGGaacaccagcaaacacacactgttgacTTGAATCTAAAGCAGAACACCGGCAAAAGGCCTCATAAATGTCCGGAATGTGAAAAAGCATTTACAACACAAACACGTTTTAAAGTCCATATGAAAACACATACCAGAGATGAACCTtttaaatgtgcccagtgtggaaaaggtttttcatACAGTTCAACTCTTAAAACCCAtatgctaatacacactggagaaaagcctcatcaatgtgcccagtgtggaaaatgtTTTTCACTAAGTGCAAATCTTAAAAGCcatatgcaaatacacaccggagagaagcctcataaatgtgcccagtgtggaaaatgtTTTTCATACAGTTTAACTCTTAAAagccacatgcttacacacatttTAGAGAAGCCCCATAACTGTGTCTATTGCAGTAAAGGTTTTTCACACATTTCAACTCTTAAAATCCATATGCgtacacacactggagagaagcctcatcgGTGTACCCAGTGTGAAAAAGCATTTACAACACGAACACATCTTAAAGTCCATATGATGattcacactggagagaagcctcataaatgtgcctGGTGTGGAAAATGTTTTTCACTAAGTGCCAATCTTAAAAGCCACATGCTAATACACattggagagaagcctcatcaatgtgctcagtgtggaaaagcttttcgAAGATTCAATGATGTTAAACGCCATATgctaacacacactggagagaagcctcatcaaTGTACTCAGTGTGGTAAAGGTTTTTCACGAATTTCAACTCTTAAAagccacatgcttacacacactggagagaagccccaTAACTGTGTCCAGTGCGGTAAAGGTTTTTCACACATTTCTGCTCTTGAAATCCATATGCGTACACACACTGGAGTCAAGCTTCATCAATGCACCCAGTGTGAAAAAGCATTTACAACACGAAGATATCTTAAAGTACATATGATGATTCACACTGGACAGAaacctcataaatgtgtccagtgtggaaaaggtttttcattaagTGCAAATCTTAAAAGTCAtatgctaatacacactggagagaagcctcatcaatgtgcccagtgtggaaaaggtttttcatACAGTTCAACTCTTAAAAGCCATATactaacacacactggagagaagcctcaccaatgtacccagtgtggaaaaggtttttcaCAAATGTCTAATCTTAATATCCATATGCTTAGACACATAGAGAAGCCCCATAACTGTTTCCAGTGTGGTAAAcgtttttcacaaatttcagctCTTAAAAGCCATATGGTTGTACACACGGGAGAGAAGCTGaataaatgtgcccagtgtggaaaagcatttaaAAAGCCTTCAGATCTTAAACgtcacatgcttacacacactagAGATTCGCAAAAGCAGAATACTAATGTGGACactcataaatgtgtccagtgtggaaaaacgTTCGCTTACCTTTCACatcttaaaacccacatgctaatacacacGGGAGAGAGGTGTCATCAGTGTGACCATTGTGGGAAAGCTTTCTTATATTTTTCCATTCTTAAACGCCACATTcttacacacactggagagaagccccaTAGCTGTGTACAGTGCGGAAAGGGTTTCGCAGAAAAGTCAACTCTTAAAAGccacatgctaatacacactggTGAGAAGCTGCACAAATGTGTCCActgtggaattttttttttacacgttGAACATCTCAAAGCTCACGTGCAAGTACactctggagagaagcctcatcaaTCTGCATTCGAAGATGCTAAATGCCATATGCTAACACAATCTGAAGAGAAGCCTCATGAATCTTTCCAGTATGGAAATGCTTTTACACAATTATCTAGTGTTAAAAAGCGCAGGCTAGTACACACTGGAAAGAAGTCTCATCAGTGTGctcagtgtggaaaaggttttcCAAAAATGTCAAAACTAAAAATACATATGCTTGTACACACTAGAGAGAGGCCccataaatgtgtccagtgtggaaaagggtTTTCACAAATGTCAAGTCTTAAAGTTCATATgcgaatacacactggagagaagcctcatcaatgtgtccagtgtggaaaagcttttacacAAATTTCAAATCTTAATTATCATATGATGATGCACACTGGTGAGAAGCCATATAGATGTGCGTACTGTGGAAAAACATTTACATGCTTTGTGAGGTTCAAAtgccatatgcaaacacactctggagagaagcctccaGAATTGTCCAAATCCattgtgacatcacactctgcaGAGAAGCCTCCAGAATTGTCCAAATCCGttgtgacatcacactctggaGAGAAGCCTTCAGAATGTTACGATTCCATTGTGACAATACATACTGTAGAGAAACCTCATGAAGAGGTCCAGTGTGGAGAAAGACCATAA
- the LOC121718802 gene encoding zinc finger protein 729-like isoform X8 — translation MDLGLLFNSGGNVTEMQEVDLLSVMLKEEDIKEEEYGHTIACPDGDEKPFVDLDCQTETDVAESSVTDDETLQTTAEIEVKIEEEDDLPGCIMQKNLQHKGRLCHCTVCRKSFTALSELEKHQQTHTVDLSLKQNTSIRPHKCTECEKAFTTQTRLEVHMLTHTGEMPHRCTQCGKCFSYSSTLKRHMLTHTGEKPHQCTWCGKCFLRRSHLKTHILTHTGEKPHQCTQCEKAFTTRTRLKDHMVTHTGEKPHKCARCGKAFSANANLKSHMRIHTGEKPHQCVQCGKAFIKSSDLKRHVLTHTRNKQRQNTIKDTHNCTQCGKAFEECARLKRHMLLHTGEKPHSRVECGKDFSLISGLKSHMLIHTGEEPHRCEQCGKTFSQISTLKTHMLTHTGEKLHKCVHCGVFLSDVAHLKTHMLTHARDMPHESEQCGITLTQFSSVENDDNTGEKPHQCAHCGKTFSLMQSLKTHMRIHTGEKPHQCAQCGKHFSQISNLNSHMRTHTGEKPYTCAYCGKAFSHFMGLKAHLQTHSEEKPPECSKSSVTSHTGEKPPECSKSSVTSHTGEKPPECSKSNVTSLTGEKPHECSNSDDVTTVKKEEDEDEHQLESLSEQQHSTQQKIPEQNDDLHLLEEHQQTHTVDLNLKQNTGKRPHKCPECEKAFTTQTRFKVHMKTHTRDEPFKCAQCGKGFSYSSTLKTHMLIHTGEKPHQCAQCGKCFSLSANLKSHMQIHTGEKPHKCAQCGKCFSYSLTLKSHMLTHILEKPHNCVYCSKGFSHISTLKIHMRTHTGEKPHRCTQCEKAFTTRTHLKVHMMIHTGEKPHKCAWCGKCFSLSANLKSHMLIHIGEKPHQCAQL, via the exons ATGGATCTTGGACTGCTGTTTAATTCTGGTGGCAATGTCACTGAAATGCAGGAGGTTGACCTGCTGAGCGTGATGTTGAAAGAAGAAGATATAAAAGAGGAGGAATATGGACATACGATTGCATGTCCAGATGGAGACGAAAAGCCTTTTGTAGATCTTGACTGTCAAACTGAAACAGACGTTGCAGAGTCCAGCGTTACTGACGATGAAACATTACAGACAACAGCAGAGATCGAAGTGAAgattgaggaggaggatgatctGCCAGGAT GTATAATGCAAAAGAACCTCCAACATAAAGGACGTCTCTGCCACTGCACAGTCTGCAGGAAGAGTTTCACAGCCCTGAGTGAACTAGAGaaacaccagcaaacacacactgttgacTTGAGTCTAAAGCAGAACACTTCCATAAGGCCTCATAAATGTACAGAGTGTGAAAAAGCTTTTACAACACAAACACGTCTTGAAGTccacatgctaacacacactggagagatgcCTCATCGAtgtacccagtgtggaaaatGTTTTTCATACAGTTCAACTCTTAAACGCCACATGttaacacacactggagagaagcctcatcaaTGTACCTGGTGTGGGAAATGTTTTTTACGAAGATCACATCTTAAAACCcatatacttacacacactggagagaagcctcatcaaTGTACCCAGTGTGAAAAAGCATTTACAACACGAACACGTCTTAAAGACCATATGGTaactcacactggagagaagcctcataaatgtgcccgGTGTGGGAAAGCATTTTCAGCAAATGCAAATCTTAAAAGCCACATgcgaatacacactggagagaaacctcatcaatgtgtccagtgtggaaaagcatttatAAAGTCTTCAGATCTTAAACGCCACGTGCTTACACACACTAGAAATAAGCAAAGGCAGAATACCATCAAAGACACTCATAACtgtacccagtgtggaaaagcttttgaAGAGTGTGCACGTCTTAAACGCCACATGCTTcttcacactggagagaagccccaTAGCCGTGTTGAGTGCGGAAAAGATTTTTCACTAATTTCAGGTCTGAAATCccacatgctaatacacacaGGAGAGGAGCCTCATCGATGTGAACAGTGCGGAAAAactttttcacaaatttcaactcttaaaacccacatgctgacacacaccGGAGAGAAGCTTCATAAATGTGTCCATTGTGGAGTTTTTCTTTCAGACGTTGCACACCTGAAAACCCACATGCTAACACACGCTAGAGATATGCCTCATGAATCTGAACAGTGTGGAATCACTTTAACACAATTCTCCAGTGTTGAAAACGACGATAAcacaggagagaagcctcatcaaTGTGCTCATTGCGGGAAAACTTTTTCACTAATGCAAAGTCTAAAAACTCATATGCGAATACACACGGGAGAGAAGCCCCATCAATGTGCTCAGTGTGGAAAAcatttttcacaaatttcaaatCTTAATTCCCATATGAGGACGCATACTGGTGAGAAGCCTTATACATGTGCCTACTGTGGAAAAGCATTTTCACACTTTATGGGGCTCAAAGCCCATTTGCAAACACACTCTGAAGAGAAGCCTCCAGAATGTTCCAAATCCAGTGTGACATcacatactggagagaagcctccaGAATGTTCCAAATCCAGTGTGACATcacatactggagagaagcctccaGAATGTTCCAAATCCAATGTGACATCActtactggagagaagcctcatgaaTGTTCCAACAGTGACGATGTGACGACAGTGAAGAaagaagaggatgaggatgagcaTCAGCTGGAAA GTTTATCAGAACAGCAACATTCAACACAACAGAAGATTCCAGAACAGAATGATGACCTCCATCTGCTAGAGGaacaccagcaaacacacactgttgacTTGAATCTAAAGCAGAACACCGGCAAAAGGCCTCATAAATGTCCGGAATGTGAAAAAGCATTTACAACACAAACACGTTTTAAAGTCCATATGAAAACACATACCAGAGATGAACCTtttaaatgtgcccagtgtggaaaaggtttttcatACAGTTCAACTCTTAAAACCCAtatgctaatacacactggagaaaagcctcatcaatgtgcccagtgtggaaaatgtTTTTCACTAAGTGCAAATCTTAAAAGCcatatgcaaatacacaccggagagaagcctcataaatgtgcccagtgtggaaaatgtTTTTCATACAGTTTAACTCTTAAAagccacatgcttacacacatttTAGAGAAGCCCCATAACTGTGTCTATTGCAGTAAAGGTTTTTCACACATTTCAACTCTTAAAATCCATATGCgtacacacactggagagaagcctcatcgGTGTACCCAGTGTGAAAAAGCATTTACAACACGAACACATCTTAAAGTCCATATGATGattcacactggagagaagcctcataaatgtgcctGGTGTGGAAAATGTTTTTCACTAAGTGCCAATCTTAAAAGCCACATGCTAATACACattggagagaagcctcatcaatgtgctcagt